The sequence GCATTTATTTTGACTTCCACCCATTTGCCCCACTCGTTGAATTCATGGCGGGCGTTGGGAAATTTCGGCACATAGCAGTAGGAGCAGCTGAAAGCGCAACCGGCGTATGGATTCAGCGAAAAGTCGTATGCTGACGCCAGAGAGCCGACCTTCTGGGGCGTCAGAATCGATGAGGCTGTAATCTCAGTGATTTTGGTCATACATATATATGGTAGCATGACAAGGTCTATACCGAGCACGGTTCTTCGTTGTACTCTTTAAACCCTGTCTAATAGCCATGCTTGCTCTGCAGGCAGAAGGAATTTGCATGACCGAACAGCAGACTGAAGACCATATTGCCGAATGGCAGCGCATAGTGCAAGAGGGAAATGACGCGTATGCGCGGCGACGTTATACAGAAGCCGAGCTTGCCTTCATAGCGGCTTTGCGTATCGTTGAAAAAGCGGGATCGTCTGAGGAGTTAAGCAAACTCAGCGAGGAAGAACAGGTGGCTGCCAAAACGCGCCTGGCGAAGAGTCTGAACAATATGGCTGCCCTGTATCATACGCAAGGCAAATACAACATGGCGGAAGACCTTTATAAACGCTGTCTCGAGTTGAAGAAAGAAACTCACGGCGATGAGCACTTAGAAGTGGCAATCAGTTTGCATAATCTCGCTGTGCTGCATTCTGCCAAGCGCCGTTTTGCTGATGCAGAGCCCCTCTACAAGACAGCTCTTGAGTTGAAGGAAAGACTGCTCGGTGTTGACCATCCGGAACTCGTCACGCTGCTGACCAATTATGCGCTTTGTTTGAAGCGCATGGATAGAGCGGAAGAAGCGAAGAATATGGAAGCGCGCGCTGAAAAACTTGCTCCCAAAAAATCAGATCCGTTGAAGATCATCGCTGTACAGTATTCCGCAGAGTGAGCCTTTCCTACTGCATTGGCAGAGTGAAGATGATCGCGGTGCCGCGTCCGGCCTCGGATTCAGCCCAGATTTTGCCGCCCAATCTTTCCAGATTGTTGCGTGCCAAATACATCGATAGTCTGCTGCTGTAAGTCGACTCGGCGTGTTTACCTTCTATGAACCCGGCGAACATGTCGATGATTTCAACTTCAGGAAGTGAAGGTCCTGAGCTGGATACGACTATGCGCATGTCCGTTCCGCGGGCGGAACTTTCAACACGTGTGCGACCGCCCGGCGATGTGACGCTGATCATTTTTTCCAGTACTTGAACGAGAATGTCTTTCACTGCTTCGCGATTGCCGACTATGTTCGGCAGACCGGTGACGCTCTTGTAGTCCAGCGCCAGCTGTCGCTCTCGAGCCAATGGCGCCACTTGTTCGAGGCATTCGGATACCAGTCGGGTGACAACGATCTGCTCGCGTGGTGCGGTCACTTGTGGAACGTATCCGCCGTACATCATAAGTAAACTATCGACTACAGCGCAAAGCTGTTCGTAATGCGCGTGCAGCTCTGCAAGCGGCTGTCCGACCGAAGGGTGCATTGTTCTGGCGGCATTGCTGAGAATGTATTGCCACTTCATTTCGGCCGCACCGAGTGGTTGGCGAATCGATTCTGAAAGCATGGCGACAATCTCGCTCTTTAAATGCGAGATTTCGCTGCGCAATGACTTGTCGCGCAGCACCATAATATAGCCCTGTATGGAATTTTCTTCACTCAAGACTGGCTGCAGATGAGCGATCACTTCAACTGCTTTGTTCTGGTGGCGATGATAAATAACACCTTCCGGATAGAACTGATTGATAAGTTCGCCCGGTGTGCCACCGTGTCGCGCAAAAGCCTTGCCGTCTCGATCACCATTTGGCGATTCTCCAGGGCGTTTGATCAGGTCGAAACAGAGTCGTCCTGCGATTTCTCCCTCGGTGCAACCGAGCCAGTTCAGGAAAACTGGATTGGCAGAAAGTATATTTCCGAATTGATCGAGTACTAAAAAGCCTTCCGTCGACACTTGCAATACGGAATCGAGCTTGTGCTGCAACATTACCGATTGTCTGTTGGCATTGTTGATTTGCTTCGACACTTCGGTCAGTTGTTTTGCTTGATGCGAAAACTGTCGACTCAGGTTCTCCAGCTGCAGTGCTTTGTCTTCGACTGCTTTAGAATTCTCCTGACCTTCCTCTTGTTGCTTGGCTAACTGTGTGCGCAGGCTCTGTACCGAACTGCGCATGGAAGATAGGGCCGTATCAATCAATTCGCCTAATTCGAGCCAATCTCCGGAGAGCCCTTCAAGGGGTGGAGGTGTTGTTTGTTGAGTGGCCAGTTCGCTTGTGCGATCGATAAGCAAATTCAGAGGCTCATTTACCCCTTTGCTGATTCCAGCCGTGAATATC is a genomic window of Candidatus Melainabacteria bacterium containing:
- a CDS encoding PAS domain-containing protein; this encodes MGIGAKLTFAFFTVILVAVLGNAGYGLFLDYQGSHEAAAKRLYTATQKLGADFESVKMMNRGIAAAVCQDPAVMQALAAKDRGAMAAALKNVINKTSLIGYITIVDASGNVFYSTDTPTKFGYSARKLSAGVDYCMGKKAMYLGPACFSPTNMLTLSSILPILQNNGQKVGGCVIVSQPLDTEFLTGLVTKFALDSDHLTGVDLCLVSTRENKLVAITPNLLNDKSFEMKSFITDLEKRGVAATNVPPAFPKPIAQYLHLPEGGFEKGQRWWNQINIVDSGPQDANTKLDDKTLVALLLLSTPVPEFGSRLAVVLLLAGTCGAVALLFALIFTAGISKGVNEPLNLLIDRTSELATQQTTPPPLEGLSGDWLELGELIDTALSSMRSSVQSLRTQLAKQQEEGQENSKAVEDKALQLENLSRQFSHQAKQLTEVSKQINNANRQSVMLQHKLDSVLQVSTEGFLVLDQFGNILSANPVFLNWLGCTEGEIAGRLCFDLIKRPGESPNGDRDGKAFARHGGTPGELINQFYPEGVIYHRHQNKAVEVIAHLQPVLSEENSIQGYIMVLRDKSLRSEISHLKSEIVAMLSESIRQPLGAAEMKWQYILSNAARTMHPSVGQPLAELHAHYEQLCAVVDSLLMMYGGYVPQVTAPREQIVVTRLVSECLEQVAPLARERQLALDYKSVTGLPNIVGNREAVKDILVQVLEKMISVTSPGGRTRVESSARGTDMRIVVSSSGPSLPEVEIIDMFAGFIEGKHAESTYSSRLSMYLARNNLERLGGKIWAESEAGRGTAIIFTLPMQ
- a CDS encoding tetratricopeptide repeat protein, which produces MLALQAEGICMTEQQTEDHIAEWQRIVQEGNDAYARRRYTEAELAFIAALRIVEKAGSSEELSKLSEEEQVAAKTRLAKSLNNMAALYHTQGKYNMAEDLYKRCLELKKETHGDEHLEVAISLHNLAVLHSAKRRFADAEPLYKTALELKERLLGVDHPELVTLLTNYALCLKRMDRAEEAKNMEARAEKLAPKKSDPLKIIAVQYSAE